In Hamadaea flava, a genomic segment contains:
- a CDS encoding DUF2238 domain-containing protein: MDRNPYDRIGHFLQGFAPAILVREVLTQPSATGKPMVEPAHLLRMPGVQRVLGADGVGGAR, translated from the coding sequence CTGGATCGCAACCCGTACGACCGGATCGGCCATTTCCTCCAGGGATTCGCCCCGGCGATCCTCGTGCGGGAAGTCCTGACCCAACCATCGGCTACCGGGAAGCCGATGGTTGAACCCGCTCACCTTCTGCGTATGCCTGGCGTTCAGCGCGTTCTGGGAGCTGATGGAGTGGGTGGGGCGCGATGA
- a CDS encoding alpha/beta hydrolase family protein: protein MTHLSRRSLILGSAAVASAALLPATAASATSSPLHLLRPTGPYAVGATARYVRDTSRSDPWVPSVPARELMITIWYPTRDRRGGRWAYMSAEESRLFIEGKQNFDLPLDILSTVRTFAYAEAKPMGRPRSLPLVVLSPGYTQPRNSLSALAEDLASHGYVVVAIDHTYETYAVTFPDGRVAGCDTCAFDDDRTFFARLYEVRAADVSFVLDQLLGAQPVWSGGHLIDPSRIGMSGHSAGGASAIPAILGDRRIRAGVNMDGSSTGYTPPAPVTRPFLLLGTQSFHSPNGPDASWQLDWDLMTGWKRWITVAGTEHASFNDLALFGEQLGIDFGATTTGTRSTQITRRLNRAMFDRHLRHRAEPLLDRADPRYPEITVAATGG from the coding sequence ATGACTCACCTCTCCCGTAGAAGCCTGATCCTGGGGAGCGCGGCCGTCGCCTCGGCGGCCCTGCTCCCGGCGACCGCTGCGTCGGCGACGTCCAGCCCGCTGCACCTGCTGCGCCCGACCGGCCCGTACGCGGTCGGCGCGACGGCCCGGTATGTGCGGGACACTTCGCGCTCCGATCCGTGGGTGCCCAGCGTGCCCGCGCGCGAACTCATGATCACCATCTGGTACCCGACGCGCGACCGGCGGGGCGGGCGGTGGGCGTACATGTCGGCCGAGGAGTCCCGGCTGTTCATCGAGGGCAAGCAGAACTTCGACCTGCCGCTGGACATCTTGAGCACGGTGCGGACGTTCGCGTACGCCGAGGCGAAGCCGATGGGCCGGCCCCGGAGCCTGCCGCTCGTGGTGCTCTCGCCGGGGTACACGCAGCCTCGCAATTCGCTGTCGGCCCTGGCCGAGGACCTGGCCAGCCACGGCTACGTCGTCGTGGCGATCGACCACACCTACGAGACGTACGCCGTGACCTTCCCGGACGGCCGGGTCGCCGGGTGCGACACCTGCGCGTTCGACGACGACCGGACGTTCTTCGCCCGCCTCTACGAGGTACGCGCCGCCGACGTCTCCTTCGTGCTCGACCAGCTTCTGGGTGCGCAGCCGGTGTGGTCGGGCGGCCACCTCATCGATCCGAGCCGGATCGGGATGTCGGGGCACTCGGCCGGCGGGGCGAGCGCGATTCCCGCGATTCTCGGCGACCGGCGGATCCGGGCCGGCGTCAACATGGACGGCAGCTCCACGGGGTACACGCCGCCCGCTCCGGTGACCCGGCCGTTCCTGCTGCTCGGTACGCAGTCCTTCCACTCCCCGAACGGCCCGGACGCCTCATGGCAGCTCGACTGGGACCTCATGACGGGCTGGAAGCGGTGGATCACCGTGGCCGGGACGGAACACGCCTCCTTCAACGACCTGGCGTTGTTCGGCGAGCAACTCGGCATCGACTTCGGGGCCACGACGACCGGTACACGATCTACGCAGATCACCCGGCGGCTCAATCGGGCGATGTTCGACCGGCATCTGCGGCACCGGGCGGAGCCGTTGCTCGACCGAGCGGACCCGCGCTACCCCGAGATCACGGTCGCTGCGACCGGCGGCTAG
- a CDS encoding VOC family protein: MIRWAYAFLDRPADRFETAAEFWTQATETALSPRRGENGEFATFQPVTGDAFLKLQAVGGPGGGHLDFAVTDVRAFITSALDAGAAMTADHGDWAVLRSPAGHFFCAVPWHKEQTRPAPVTGPSGVRVRADQMCVDALPDGFETEYAFWAAVTGWESQAATLPEFSRVVPPPTLPVRILVQRLGSAADRPAMHLDLACSDVPAAVAWHVSLGAVVVDTRPRWTVMRDPAGGVYCLTSRTP, from the coding sequence ATGATCCGCTGGGCGTACGCGTTCCTCGACCGTCCCGCCGATCGGTTCGAGACGGCGGCCGAGTTCTGGACACAGGCGACGGAGACGGCGCTCTCCCCGAGGCGTGGCGAGAACGGCGAGTTCGCGACCTTTCAGCCCGTGACCGGCGACGCCTTCCTGAAGCTTCAGGCAGTGGGCGGACCTGGCGGCGGGCACCTCGACTTCGCCGTCACCGACGTCCGCGCCTTCATCACCAGCGCGCTCGATGCGGGCGCCGCCATGACGGCCGACCACGGCGACTGGGCCGTGCTGCGCTCCCCCGCCGGTCACTTCTTCTGCGCCGTTCCGTGGCACAAGGAGCAGACCCGACCGGCCCCGGTGACCGGCCCGTCAGGCGTGCGCGTCCGGGCCGATCAGATGTGCGTCGACGCGCTCCCCGACGGCTTCGAGACCGAGTACGCCTTCTGGGCGGCGGTCACCGGCTGGGAGTCGCAGGCGGCGACCCTCCCCGAGTTCTCCCGGGTCGTGCCGCCGCCGACGCTGCCCGTCCGCATCCTCGTGCAGCGGCTCGGGAGCGCCGCCGACCGTCCGGCGATGCACCTGGACCTGGCGTGCTCCGACGTCCCCGCCGCGGTCGCCTGGCACGTCTCGCTGGGCGCGGTCGTGGTGGACACGCGTCCGCGGTGGACGGTGATGCGAGATCCGGCGGGCGGCGTCTACTGCCTGACCTCCCGCACTCCTTAG
- a CDS encoding TIGR00730 family Rossman fold protein, with protein MAAVCVFCSGKPDAPESFFDLARETGRGLAREGHSLIYGGGGLGMMGELAKAAHAAGVPVTGVMPEGLVTLERASPEVDELIVSPDLAARKSIMIDKADAFLVLPGGLGTLDELFEVWTTGPQLRLHSKPLVLLDADGFYAGLVDWLGSRPLINPALLAAVTVAPSLDEVWAALR; from the coding sequence GTGGCCGCCGTCTGCGTTTTCTGCTCGGGCAAGCCCGACGCCCCCGAATCCTTCTTCGACCTGGCCCGCGAGACCGGCCGTGGGCTCGCGCGCGAGGGCCATTCGCTGATCTACGGCGGCGGCGGGCTGGGGATGATGGGCGAGCTGGCTAAGGCCGCCCACGCAGCGGGCGTACCGGTGACCGGGGTGATGCCCGAGGGCCTGGTCACCCTCGAACGGGCGAGCCCGGAGGTGGACGAGCTGATCGTCTCGCCGGATCTCGCCGCCCGGAAGTCCATCATGATCGACAAGGCTGACGCCTTCCTGGTGCTGCCGGGCGGCCTGGGCACCCTGGACGAACTGTTCGAGGTGTGGACGACCGGTCCACAGCTGCGCCTGCACAGCAAGCCCCTCGTGCTGCTCGACGCGGACGGCTTCTACGCCGGCCTGGTGGACTGGCTGGGGTCGCGGCCGCTGATCAACCCGGCGCTCCTGGCGGCCGTCACCGTCGCGCCGTCGCTCGACGAGGTCTGGGCGGCGCTGCGATGA
- a CDS encoding fructosamine kinase family protein, with product MTELLRWRLRLAGFDAESVQPAGGGVIAQAGVATLFSTGTQVFAKTLRTDDPDVFEVEAAGLAALRDAGLRTPDVLHVSPKLLVLAPFPAFPDTDDAWAALGRALARLHTSTAADRFGWPADGWLGRMRQVNTWHTDGHEFFAEHRILRWLPDITKFTAEDRRALERLCERLPELIPAQPACLTHGDLWTGNILGTPDGGVAVIDPAVSYAWAEVDLSMMWCSPRPPSSARFFSAYAEIAPLVDGWADRMRVLHLREVLSTIAHGDDDWDAVGYVREVLAPFRVRA from the coding sequence GTGACCGAGCTTCTGCGCTGGCGCCTGCGGTTGGCCGGGTTCGATGCGGAGTCCGTGCAGCCCGCCGGAGGCGGGGTGATCGCACAGGCCGGGGTCGCCACCCTCTTCTCCACCGGTACGCAGGTCTTCGCGAAGACGCTTCGGACGGACGATCCGGACGTCTTCGAGGTCGAGGCCGCCGGGCTCGCCGCGTTGCGCGACGCCGGGCTGCGTACGCCGGACGTCCTGCACGTCTCGCCCAAGCTGCTGGTGCTCGCGCCGTTCCCGGCGTTCCCCGACACCGACGACGCCTGGGCGGCGTTGGGCCGGGCGCTCGCACGCCTGCACACCTCGACGGCCGCCGACCGCTTCGGCTGGCCCGCCGACGGCTGGCTCGGCCGGATGCGGCAGGTCAACACATGGCACACCGACGGGCATGAATTCTTCGCCGAGCACCGCATCCTCCGATGGCTGCCGGACATCACGAAGTTCACGGCCGAGGACCGGCGTGCCCTGGAACGGCTCTGCGAGCGGCTGCCCGAGCTGATCCCCGCGCAGCCGGCCTGCCTCACTCACGGGGATCTCTGGACCGGCAACATCCTCGGCACGCCCGACGGCGGCGTCGCCGTCATCGACCCGGCCGTCTCCTACGCCTGGGCCGAGGTCGACCTCAGCATGATGTGGTGCTCCCCGCGACCGCCGTCGTCGGCGCGCTTCTTCTCGGCGTACGCCGAGATCGCGCCGTTGGTCGACGGCTGGGCGGATCGCATGCGGGTGCTGCACCTGCGCGAGGTGCTCAGCACGATCGCGCACGGTGACGACGACTGGGACGCGGTCGGCTATGTGCGCGAGGTCCTCGCCCCGTTCCGCGTACGCGCCTGA
- a CDS encoding S66 peptidase family protein: protein MIDPVRPAALAAGDLVALVSPSGPVRSVRADAAVGVLTGWELRTRLGRHALARTGYLAGTDEQRLADLNEAFADPEVRAVLCLRGGYGMQRIVDGLDLDAVRADPKLVMGFSDITALHLALWQGARLATVHGPVAAQLDKGAQSPTALGAKTVLMSSAPVTVKADEAESTFRVRRVGRAEGVLIGGNLAMLASSVGTPHMPDLTGAILLVEDVNEQPYRIDRMLTQLLRSGALDGLAGVAIGQFTDCDAEGGPAAEEVLEERLAPLGVPLLGGLPIGHGDQHVAIGVGVPAVLDATAGTLHVQPVGRA from the coding sequence ATGATCGATCCCGTCCGCCCGGCCGCCCTCGCCGCCGGTGACCTGGTGGCCCTGGTCTCGCCGTCCGGACCGGTCCGGTCCGTCCGCGCCGACGCCGCGGTCGGCGTGCTGACCGGATGGGAGCTGCGGACCCGGCTGGGCCGGCACGCCCTGGCCCGCACCGGGTACCTCGCCGGCACGGATGAGCAGCGGCTGGCCGACCTCAACGAGGCGTTCGCCGACCCCGAGGTGCGGGCCGTGCTCTGCCTCCGGGGTGGCTACGGCATGCAGCGCATCGTCGACGGGCTCGACCTCGACGCGGTCCGCGCCGATCCGAAGCTGGTCATGGGATTCTCCGACATCACCGCGTTGCACCTGGCGCTGTGGCAGGGCGCTCGGCTCGCGACCGTGCACGGTCCGGTGGCGGCGCAGCTGGACAAGGGCGCGCAGTCGCCGACCGCGCTGGGCGCGAAGACCGTCCTGATGTCGTCCGCGCCGGTGACGGTCAAGGCCGACGAGGCGGAGAGCACGTTCCGCGTACGCCGGGTGGGGCGCGCCGAGGGTGTGCTGATCGGCGGCAATCTCGCGATGCTGGCCAGCAGCGTCGGCACCCCGCACATGCCCGACCTGACCGGGGCGATCCTGCTGGTCGAGGACGTCAACGAGCAGCCCTACCGGATCGACCGGATGCTGACCCAACTGCTGCGCTCGGGCGCGCTCGACGGGCTGGCGGGTGTCGCGATCGGACAGTTCACCGACTGCGACGCCGAGGGCGGCCCGGCCGCGGAGGAGGTGCTGGAGGAACGGCTCGCGCCGTTGGGCGTACCACTCTTGGGCGGACTGCCGATCGGGCACGGCGATCAGCACGTGGCGATCGGGGTCGGAGTGCCCGCGGTCCTGGACGCCACAGCGGGCACGCTGCACGTCCAACCCGTAGGACGAGCGTAA
- a CDS encoding ABC transporter ATP-binding protein — MSPRIDPDRSKSWLRRALPLVRAHRGMLFTSLGLSLVGLLVQVQIPDALRRGIDDALVARTSDLNTYVWLVAALAIAQGVLNFGARKYLLRTAYEIEYDLRTLIYSHLVRLPYGFYDRVQSGELMSRAASDVRAVQMYLAFGPSILVQCGIALVAFGLMVSINPLLAVVAMATMPLIALLGVWMRKAIFPVSWLIQARLARVATIVDENTQGVRVVKAFAAEPRQVQALADAADRVRWAYRRDALIRSRWAPTLESLPRLGLALVLLFGGWMVIDGQTTIGTIVAFNSYVLMLQPPFRMLGMMIMLGQRAAASAQRIYEILDTESEIVEADRPIDARLRGELEFRGVGFAYADGTVALADLDLRVAPGETVALVGRTGSGKSTLGRLLARYYDATAGTVLIDGRDVREYGLAELRRQVGIVPEEPFLFSATIRDNIAFGRPDAADEDVIAAARAAGADEFIGHLPEAYATVVGERGYTLSGGQRQRVAIARALLMNPPVLVLDDATSAVDVSVEQRIHTALRDLMVGRTTLIVAHRLSTIGLADRVLLVEDGRVVADGTHRELLDDPRYAAVLASYDTPTDTATDIPTDTAAHVANDEVTTA; from the coding sequence ATGAGCCCCCGCATCGACCCCGACAGAAGCAAATCCTGGTTACGGCGGGCGCTCCCGCTGGTTCGCGCGCATCGCGGGATGCTGTTCACCTCGCTCGGCCTGTCGCTGGTCGGCCTGCTGGTTCAGGTGCAGATTCCGGATGCGCTACGGCGCGGGATCGACGACGCGCTGGTCGCGCGTACGTCTGATCTGAACACATATGTCTGGCTTGTCGCCGCGTTGGCGATCGCGCAGGGCGTGCTGAACTTCGGGGCGCGGAAGTATCTGCTGCGCACGGCGTACGAGATCGAGTACGACCTGCGGACCCTCATCTACTCGCACCTGGTCCGGCTGCCCTACGGGTTCTACGACCGCGTCCAGTCCGGCGAGCTGATGTCGCGGGCCGCCTCCGACGTCCGCGCGGTCCAGATGTACCTCGCCTTCGGCCCGTCGATCCTGGTCCAGTGCGGCATCGCGCTGGTCGCCTTCGGGCTGATGGTGTCGATCAACCCGCTGCTCGCGGTGGTCGCGATGGCGACCATGCCGCTCATCGCGCTGCTCGGCGTCTGGATGCGCAAGGCCATCTTCCCGGTGTCCTGGCTCATCCAGGCCCGCCTCGCCCGCGTCGCGACGATCGTGGACGAGAACACCCAAGGGGTACGCGTGGTGAAGGCGTTCGCGGCCGAACCCCGGCAGGTGCAGGCGCTCGCCGACGCCGCCGATCGGGTGCGGTGGGCGTACCGGCGCGACGCGCTGATCCGCAGCCGGTGGGCGCCCACTCTCGAGAGCCTGCCCCGGCTCGGGCTCGCCCTCGTGCTGCTGTTCGGCGGCTGGATGGTCATCGACGGGCAGACCACGATCGGCACGATCGTCGCGTTCAACTCCTACGTCCTCATGCTCCAGCCACCCTTCCGGATGCTCGGCATGATGATCATGCTCGGGCAGCGGGCCGCCGCGTCGGCACAGCGCATCTACGAGATCCTCGACACCGAGTCGGAGATCGTCGAGGCGGACCGCCCGATCGACGCCCGGCTGCGGGGCGAGCTGGAATTCCGCGGGGTCGGCTTCGCGTACGCCGACGGCACGGTCGCGCTGGCGGACCTGGATCTGCGGGTCGCGCCGGGGGAGACGGTGGCGCTCGTCGGCCGGACCGGCTCGGGCAAGTCGACGCTCGGCCGGCTGCTGGCCCGCTACTACGACGCCACGGCCGGGACGGTGCTGATCGACGGCCGCGACGTCCGTGAATACGGCCTGGCCGAGCTGCGCCGCCAGGTCGGCATCGTGCCGGAGGAGCCGTTCCTCTTCTCGGCCACGATCCGGGACAACATCGCGTTCGGCCGGCCCGACGCCGCCGACGAGGACGTGATCGCCGCCGCGCGGGCCGCCGGGGCGGACGAGTTCATCGGGCACCTGCCGGAGGCGTACGCGACGGTGGTCGGCGAGCGCGGTTACACGCTGTCCGGCGGCCAGCGGCAACGCGTCGCGATCGCGCGGGCGCTGCTGATGAACCCGCCGGTGCTCGTGCTCGACGACGCGACGAGCGCCGTGGACGTCTCCGTCGAGCAGCGGATTCACACCGCGCTACGGGATTTGATGGTCGGCAGGACAACCTTGATCGTGGCACATCGCCTCTCCACCATCGGGCTCGCCGATCGGGTGCTGCTCGTCGAGGACGGCCGCGTCGTCGCCGACGGCACTCATCGGGAGCTGCTCGACGACCCGCGGTACGCCGCGGTGCTGGCGAGCTACGACACCCCGACCGACACCGCGACTGACATCCCGACTGACACTGCGGCTCATGTCGCGAACGATGAGGTGACGACGGCATGA
- a CDS encoding ABC transporter ATP-binding protein, which translates to MTMFGGGFGGPGAGGGGAMGGPGRGGLNKSPEGLAFAGIPPELQAGVDRLEAIESRRPQPSEPVEFRQAVAGERRLTLPGLLLGRWRLFAVACVMLLGETVLLQAGPLLVQVGIDHGIMRGDLRTLLLAAGAFIGSVVLSWGASVARMRQTGRLAADAVRDLRVRVFAQLQRMSLDFFTTEKAGVILTRMTSDVEAVQSLLSDGLAQFVIQGLTMVVVTVVLFSYDVELALITLLLVVPLLTAASLWFRRAADDGYRRQRDTIAAMYSDLSESIYGVRVVTAYHRQDRNVADHEAVVGRYRDANNFTGHINAVYGPGTSVIGLLGMAALLLIGGERVLRGEISVGELTAFVLYLNAFFAPVQQLVQLYTSYQQGRAAVVKLRDLLSSQPTVAEKPDAAALPPVQGEIRFDRVTFGYLPGRPVLRDVDLVIAPGETVACVGPTGAGKSTLAKLVTRFYDPESGQILIDGHDLRDVTLSSLRRQIGVVPQEPFLFAGTIRENIAFARPDASEAEIWAAVDAVGLRDLVERTPDGLDARLHERGQSVSSGQRQLLALARAFLAEPRVVVLDEATSNLDLQSELRVERALDRLLEGRTALLIAHRLSTAMRADRIVVVDEHGILESGSHTELLALDGRYAQMHATWAAHA; encoded by the coding sequence ATGACGATGTTCGGTGGCGGCTTCGGCGGGCCGGGCGCCGGCGGCGGCGGGGCCATGGGCGGCCCCGGTCGCGGCGGCCTCAACAAGTCGCCCGAGGGTCTGGCGTTCGCGGGCATCCCGCCCGAACTCCAAGCCGGGGTCGACCGGCTGGAGGCGATCGAGAGCCGGCGGCCGCAGCCGTCCGAGCCGGTCGAGTTCCGGCAGGCCGTCGCCGGCGAACGGCGGCTCACCCTGCCCGGCCTGCTGCTGGGCCGGTGGCGGCTGTTCGCCGTGGCCTGCGTCATGCTGCTCGGCGAGACGGTGCTGCTCCAGGCCGGTCCGCTGCTCGTGCAGGTCGGGATCGACCACGGCATCATGCGCGGCGATCTGCGTACGCTGCTGCTCGCGGCCGGCGCCTTCATCGGCTCGGTCGTGCTCTCCTGGGGCGCCTCGGTGGCGCGGATGCGGCAGACCGGGCGGCTGGCCGCCGATGCCGTCCGGGATCTGCGCGTACGCGTCTTCGCCCAACTGCAACGGATGTCGCTGGACTTCTTCACGACCGAGAAGGCGGGCGTGATCCTCACCCGGATGACGTCCGATGTGGAGGCTGTGCAGAGCCTGCTCTCCGACGGCCTGGCCCAGTTCGTCATCCAGGGCCTGACCATGGTCGTGGTCACCGTCGTGCTGTTCTCCTACGACGTCGAGCTGGCCCTGATCACGTTGCTGCTGGTGGTGCCGCTGCTGACGGCCGCCTCGCTGTGGTTCCGGCGCGCCGCCGACGACGGGTACCGCCGCCAGCGCGACACCATCGCCGCGATGTACTCCGACCTGTCGGAGAGCATCTACGGCGTCCGGGTCGTCACGGCGTACCACCGGCAGGACCGCAACGTCGCCGACCACGAGGCGGTGGTCGGCAGGTATCGCGACGCCAACAACTTCACCGGCCACATCAACGCCGTCTACGGGCCGGGCACGTCCGTCATCGGGCTGCTGGGCATGGCCGCGCTGCTCCTGATCGGCGGGGAACGCGTACTGCGCGGGGAGATCAGCGTGGGTGAGCTGACCGCCTTCGTCCTCTATCTGAACGCGTTCTTCGCCCCCGTGCAGCAGCTCGTCCAGCTCTACACGAGCTACCAGCAGGGGCGGGCGGCCGTGGTGAAACTGCGGGACCTGCTGTCGTCGCAGCCGACGGTGGCCGAGAAGCCGGATGCGGCGGCGCTGCCCCCGGTGCAGGGCGAGATCCGGTTCGACCGGGTCACCTTCGGCTACCTGCCGGGCCGGCCGGTGCTGCGCGACGTCGACCTCGTGATCGCGCCCGGGGAGACGGTCGCCTGCGTCGGTCCGACCGGTGCGGGCAAGTCGACCCTGGCCAAGCTGGTCACCCGGTTCTACGACCCGGAGTCCGGGCAGATCCTCATCGACGGGCACGACCTGCGGGACGTCACGCTGTCCTCGCTGCGCCGGCAGATCGGCGTCGTGCCGCAGGAGCCGTTCCTGTTCGCCGGGACGATCCGGGAGAACATCGCGTTCGCCCGGCCGGACGCGTCCGAGGCCGAGATCTGGGCCGCCGTCGACGCCGTCGGCCTGCGCGACCTCGTCGAGCGTACGCCGGACGGGCTGGACGCCCGGCTGCACGAGCGCGGTCAGAGCGTCTCGTCCGGACAGCGCCAGTTGCTGGCCCTGGCACGGGCGTTCCTCGCCGAACCCCGGGTGGTGGTGCTCGACGAGGCCACGTCCAACTTGGACCTTCAATCCGAGCTACGGGTGGAACGAGCGCTCGACCGGCTGCTGGAGGGCCGGACCGCGCTGCTGATCGCGCACCGGCTCAGCACCGCGATGCGGGCCGACCGGATCGTGGTCGTCGACGAGCACGGGATCCTCGAAAGCGGCTCGCACACCGAACTGCTGGCCCTCGACGGCCGGTACGCCCAGATGCACGCCACCTGGGCCGCCCATGCGTAA
- a CDS encoding endonuclease/exonuclease/phosphatase family protein, producing MASANLLIGGADPAEILRRVREEQVDVLAVQEMTPEWLAAADAAGLGDVLPQRFVAPASLAEGSAVFSRRPLSDGGSHLMAFGWFQQVHAVITVDGVPVLLESAHPASPYNADVTPAWRSNLRKEPPATPDGPLRVLMGDFNSTLDHGLLRDVIDSGYRDAASVVGKGLVGTWGPYNGDPVPPVTIDHVLADRRIGVRAFAAFTIPGSDHRMIVATLVLPGTH from the coding sequence GTGGCGAGCGCGAATCTGCTGATCGGCGGGGCCGATCCGGCCGAGATCCTCCGGCGGGTACGCGAAGAGCAGGTGGACGTGCTGGCGGTGCAGGAGATGACGCCGGAGTGGCTCGCGGCGGCCGACGCCGCCGGGCTGGGCGACGTGCTGCCGCAGCGGTTCGTGGCGCCCGCGAGCCTGGCCGAGGGCTCGGCGGTCTTCTCGCGGCGGCCGCTGAGCGACGGCGGCTCGCACCTGATGGCCTTCGGCTGGTTCCAGCAGGTCCACGCGGTGATCACGGTCGACGGCGTGCCGGTCTTGCTGGAGTCGGCCCATCCGGCCTCGCCCTACAACGCCGACGTGACCCCGGCCTGGCGGTCGAACCTGCGCAAGGAGCCGCCCGCGACGCCGGACGGGCCGCTGCGGGTGCTGATGGGCGACTTCAACTCGACCCTCGACCACGGGCTGCTGCGCGACGTGATCGACAGCGGCTACCGGGACGCCGCCTCGGTGGTCGGCAAGGGGCTGGTCGGGACCTGGGGACCGTACAACGGCGACCCCGTGCCGCCGGTGACCATCGATCATGTGCTGGCCGACCGGCGGATCGGCGTACGCGCCTTCGCGGCGTTCACCATCCCCGGCAGCGACCACCGGATGATCGTCGCCACCCTGGTCCTCCCGGGCACTCACTAG
- a CDS encoding type 1 glutamine amidotransferase produces the protein MSAALVIENDPTDDARRLGDWLTDAGLALDVRRVHAGDPLPEEPTEHSALVVLGGSQDAYPEGNTAPWFPQLEALLRKAVRHRVPTLAICLGGQLLAQAHGGTVERSASGPEVGPGLVARRDAAEKDPLWAPVPFVPDVLQYHYDEITELPLGATLLATSSRYPNQAFRIGDLAWGTQFHIECDTEQYAGWLESTRASLAELGVDADELIERADGLMDDLFEVWQPFARRFADIALGRLEPPVSARTTLPLLG, from the coding sequence GTGAGTGCCGCCCTGGTGATCGAGAACGACCCGACCGACGACGCCCGCCGACTGGGTGACTGGCTCACCGACGCGGGCCTGGCGCTGGACGTACGCCGAGTGCACGCCGGTGATCCGCTGCCCGAGGAGCCGACGGAGCATTCCGCGCTCGTGGTGCTGGGTGGATCGCAGGACGCCTACCCCGAGGGGAACACCGCGCCGTGGTTCCCGCAGCTGGAGGCGTTGCTGCGCAAGGCGGTGCGGCATCGCGTACCCACGCTGGCGATCTGCCTCGGCGGTCAGCTGCTCGCCCAGGCCCACGGCGGCACCGTCGAGCGGTCCGCGTCCGGCCCGGAGGTCGGCCCCGGCCTCGTCGCCCGGCGGGACGCCGCCGAGAAGGACCCGCTCTGGGCGCCGGTGCCGTTCGTCCCGGACGTCCTGCAGTACCACTACGACGAGATCACCGAGCTGCCGCTGGGCGCGACCCTGCTGGCGACCTCCAGCCGCTACCCGAACCAGGCCTTCCGGATCGGCGACCTCGCCTGGGGCACGCAGTTCCACATCGAGTGCGACACCGAGCAGTACGCGGGCTGGCTGGAGTCGACCCGGGCGAGCCTGGCCGAGCTGGGCGTCGATGCCGACGAACTGATCGAGCGGGCGGACGGGCTGATGGACGACCTCTTCGAGGTCTGGCAGCCGTTCGCCCGGCGGTTCGCCGACATCGCGCTCGGGCGGCTGGAGCCGCCGGTGAGCGCCCGCACGACGCTTCCGCTGCTCGGCTGA